The Desulfovibrio legallii genome window below encodes:
- a CDS encoding nuclear transport factor 2 family protein, which produces MMKIFSAAALIFTLMLGSAVAAQARADTVALYTEAVMTGDIPALETLLAPNYWHINANGHIQDKEHFIATIKNKEMVIDRLSFTNARTTIIGDATLITGNGTLRGRAEPPLPQGLMRFTLVLVKDKGRDEVVLFQATPVIPSVDCADGNCKIQ; this is translated from the coding sequence ATGATGAAGATTTTTTCTGCCGCCGCCTTGATTTTTACCCTTATGCTGGGTTCGGCCGTAGCGGCCCAGGCCAGGGCAGACACGGTGGCGCTGTACACGGAAGCCGTCATGACGGGTGATATTCCGGCACTGGAAACCCTGCTGGCCCCCAACTACTGGCATATCAACGCCAATGGGCATATTCAGGACAAAGAGCACTTTATCGCCACCATTAAAAACAAGGAAATGGTCATCGACCGCCTTTCCTTCACCAATGCCCGCACGACCATTATCGGCGACGCCACGCTGATCACCGGCAACGGCACCCTCAGGGGCCGCGCCGAACCCCCACTACCGCAGGGCTTGATGCGCTTTACGCTGGTGCTGGTCAAAGACAAGGGGCGGGATGAAGTGGTGTTGTTCCAGGCCACGCCGGTCATTCCTTCGGTGGACTGCGCCGACGGCAACTGCAAAATCCAGTAG
- the cysK gene encoding cysteine synthase A, with product MLTTILQTIGNTPMLRVERSSDLPGTVWLKLENRNPGGSIKDRVAFHLIEDALQEGKVEPGGLLVEPTSGNMGIGIALVAAVRGLRCILTMPESMSIERRNLLKALGASVVLTPAAQGMSGAVTEAQRIAAAEDGCILGQFTNPEAVQAHYKTTGPEIFKDSVGHMDALVAGVGSGSSITGTGRFLKEHIKNFRVIAVEPAASPVLSGGKAAPHLIQGIGAGFIPKILDRTLLDEIILADGEEAMRTSRELMKQGVVAGISTGANVRAALSVAARPEMQGKNIVTFACDTGERYMSTRLFTDMQ from the coding sequence ATGCTGACCACAATTCTTCAAACCATCGGCAATACACCCATGCTGCGCGTGGAGCGCTCCAGCGATCTGCCGGGCACTGTCTGGCTCAAACTGGAAAACCGCAACCCTGGCGGGTCCATCAAAGACAGAGTAGCCTTCCATCTTATTGAAGACGCCCTGCAGGAAGGCAAAGTGGAACCGGGCGGCCTGCTGGTAGAACCCACCAGCGGCAATATGGGCATCGGCATCGCCCTGGTGGCCGCCGTGCGCGGCCTGCGCTGCATCCTGACCATGCCGGAATCCATGAGCATAGAACGCCGCAACCTGCTCAAGGCCCTAGGAGCCTCCGTCGTCCTCACCCCCGCCGCCCAAGGCATGAGCGGCGCCGTGACCGAAGCCCAACGCATCGCCGCCGCTGAAGACGGCTGCATCCTCGGCCAGTTCACCAACCCTGAAGCCGTCCAGGCCCACTACAAAACCACCGGGCCGGAAATCTTCAAAGACAGCGTGGGCCACATGGACGCTCTGGTGGCCGGCGTGGGCTCCGGATCCTCCATTACCGGCACCGGGCGTTTTCTCAAAGAACATATCAAAAACTTCCGGGTTATCGCCGTGGAACCTGCGGCCTCGCCCGTACTCTCCGGCGGCAAGGCCGCACCCCACCTCATCCAGGGCATCGGCGCGGGCTTTATTCCCAAAATCCTCGACCGCACCCTGCTGGATGAAATCATCCTCGCCGACGGCGAGGAAGCCATGCGAACCTCCCGCGAGCTCATGAAACAGGGCGTCGTGGCCGGCATCTCCACCGGCGCCAACGTCCGCGCCGCCCTCAGCGTGGCCGCCAGACCGGAAATGCAGGGTAAAAACATCGTTACCTTCGCCTGCGATACCGGCGAACGCTATATGTCTACCCGCTTGTTTACGGATATGCAGTAA
- a CDS encoding M23 family metallopeptidase gives MWFPKKKVWLVLAAAVVLLAVVLVRYAGQRPQIHKTAVSEAVQDAPTSSVPAQNEEGPSEQPAEAPEGAARPSADAAVSAADSEENAAAAADAAADAADAGAAPGEAVVRGTLEKGDTVGKLLAEAGSDGAQEYVSAARRVFSMRAFREGQPYVIVTDAGTGRVKRFEYEIDSRRRLVVEGQEAPSARVEAIEYVTLLNTVTATITDNLFQAVADVGESPQMALRLAELFGAEINFIRDLQPGDSFSVLVEKRYRDGDYKGYGRILAAHFTNKGSTYEAYLFHDGDNPAQYYNAKGENLRKTLLQAPLAFTRITSRFTNSRKHPILGYSRPHQGVDYAAPTGTPVKAVGRGVVTHKGWAGGYGNQIIVRHGSGLESLYSHLSGFARGLRKGQSVRQGQVIGFVGSTGLSTGPHLDFRLRQGGKFINPVKAINPRGAPVSKKSLSAFHKVMEQELAYLNGEQSLGLYTVDSLVPEAPVVISQDKDADKEPQRDKPRRRHR, from the coding sequence ATGTGGTTCCCCAAGAAAAAGGTCTGGCTGGTACTGGCGGCGGCTGTGGTTTTGCTGGCCGTTGTGCTGGTGCGATACGCCGGCCAGCGGCCGCAGATTCACAAGACTGCCGTATCAGAGGCAGTGCAGGATGCGCCCACTTCATCGGTCCCTGCACAGAATGAGGAAGGGCCGTCGGAACAGCCTGCAGAAGCGCCGGAGGGGGCAGCCAGACCTTCGGCGGATGCTGCCGTGTCTGCTGCCGATTCTGAGGAAAATGCCGCTGCAGCCGCGGATGCTGCGGCCGACGCTGCGGACGCGGGGGCTGCGCCGGGGGAAGCTGTGGTGCGCGGCACCCTGGAAAAAGGGGATACGGTGGGTAAGCTGCTGGCCGAGGCGGGCAGCGACGGCGCACAGGAATATGTGAGCGCCGCCCGGCGGGTGTTTTCCATGCGGGCCTTCCGTGAAGGGCAACCCTATGTCATTGTCACGGATGCGGGTACGGGCCGGGTCAAGCGGTTTGAATATGAGATCGACAGCCGCCGCCGTCTGGTTGTGGAAGGGCAGGAAGCGCCTTCCGCCAGGGTAGAGGCCATTGAATACGTCACCTTGCTGAACACGGTAACGGCCACCATCACCGACAACCTTTTTCAGGCCGTGGCGGATGTGGGCGAAAGCCCGCAAATGGCCCTCAGGCTGGCTGAACTTTTTGGCGCAGAAATCAACTTTATCCGCGATCTGCAGCCAGGAGACAGCTTTTCCGTCCTGGTGGAAAAACGCTACCGCGATGGCGACTACAAGGGCTATGGGCGCATTCTGGCCGCCCACTTCACCAACAAGGGCAGCACCTACGAAGCCTACCTGTTCCACGACGGCGATAATCCCGCCCAGTACTACAACGCCAAGGGCGAAAATCTGCGTAAGACTTTGCTGCAGGCCCCTTTGGCCTTTACCCGAATTACCTCCCGCTTTACAAACAGCCGGAAACACCCCATCTTGGGGTATAGTCGTCCCCACCAGGGTGTGGACTACGCCGCGCCCACGGGCACGCCCGTCAAGGCCGTGGGTCGTGGGGTGGTTACGCATAAGGGCTGGGCCGGGGGCTATGGCAACCAGATTATAGTGCGGCACGGTTCCGGGCTGGAATCGCTGTATTCCCACCTTTCTGGGTTTGCGCGCGGCCTGCGTAAGGGGCAGAGCGTGCGACAGGGGCAGGTTATCGGCTTTGTGGGCAGCACCGGGCTTTCCACCGGGCCGCATCTGGATTTCCGTCTACGCCAGGGGGGCAAATTCATTAATCCGGTCAAGGCCATTAACCCTCGCGGCGCGCCGGTGAGCAAAAAATCCTTGTCCGCCTTTCACAAGGTGATGGAACAGGAACTGGCCTATCTCAATGGCGAACAGTCGTTGGGGCTTTACACGGTGGACAGTCTGGTTCCGGAAGCTCCCGTAGTCATCAGTCAGGATAAGGACGCCGACAAAGAGCCGCAGCGGGATAAGCCGCGCCGCCGGCATCGCTGA